A stretch of Saccharothrix texasensis DNA encodes these proteins:
- a CDS encoding DUF4132 domain-containing protein — protein MGWLDAQSEAGHASGYQVRLGENGRVQCRNGKGKVLSSVPASLKDDPRVVQLRQLAEWLSRHRAECLSTVDGWMVRSLPVPAALITEVWADAAWADALRDLVVTADDGGGPETGFLRDADPERGLGLVTLEGDTRRLKPEVVGIPHPVLLEDLEELREFGAELGVEQQVQQLFRQTYARPAEPTGKTSVDDYAGGRFEQLNHALGRCRTLGYPVRGGDAVYSAFEDGRVVEARYWLGSDYPEGETWTGELRWSLEDGTALPLADVGPVAWSEGMRMAAAVHAGRVVEEAVVAP, from the coding sequence GTGGGCTGGCTCGATGCCCAATCCGAAGCTGGGCACGCGTCCGGGTACCAGGTGCGGCTCGGGGAGAACGGGCGCGTCCAGTGCCGCAACGGCAAGGGCAAGGTGCTCTCCTCGGTGCCCGCGTCGCTCAAGGACGACCCGAGGGTCGTCCAGCTCCGCCAGCTCGCCGAGTGGCTGTCCCGGCACCGCGCCGAGTGCCTGTCCACCGTGGACGGCTGGATGGTGCGCTCGCTGCCGGTGCCCGCCGCGCTGATCACCGAGGTCTGGGCCGACGCGGCGTGGGCGGACGCGCTGCGCGACCTCGTCGTCACGGCCGATGACGGCGGCGGCCCGGAGACCGGGTTCCTGCGCGACGCCGACCCCGAGCGCGGGCTGGGCCTGGTGACCCTCGAGGGCGACACCCGCCGGCTGAAGCCGGAGGTGGTGGGCATCCCGCACCCGGTGCTGCTGGAGGACCTGGAGGAGCTGCGCGAGTTCGGCGCGGAACTCGGCGTCGAGCAGCAGGTGCAGCAGCTGTTCCGGCAGACCTACGCCCGCCCGGCCGAGCCGACGGGCAAGACGTCCGTCGACGACTACGCCGGCGGCCGGTTCGAGCAGCTCAACCACGCGCTGGGCCGGTGCCGCACGCTCGGCTACCCGGTGCGCGGCGGCGACGCGGTCTACTCCGCGTTCGAGGACGGCCGGGTCGTGGAGGCCCGCTACTGGCTCGGCTCGGACTACCCCGAGGGCGAGACGTGGACCGGCGAGCTGCGCTGGTCGCTGGAGGACGGAACCGCGCTGCCGCTCGCCGACGTCGGACCGGTCGCGTGGTCCGAGGGGATGCGCATGGCGGCGGCGGTCCACGCCGGTCGCGTCGTCGAGGAAGCTGTGGTGGCCCCGTGA
- a CDS encoding ATP-binding protein: MTAPRQVEPAEDAFREELAFLAAYDSGPRPPGWRLTPRAVVTFVMGSGDPLALPKGVSVAGVPNRLVIGTKFVGERALVERAVVTLAGERGLLLVGEPGTAKSMLSELLAAAVSGSSQLVVQGTAGTTEDQLRYGWNYALLLAEGPSPRALVPSPVLTAMRGGGVVRVEEVTRCLPEVQDALVSILSDRRIAVPELSAPELAGPDGATVHAAPGFTVIATANLRDRGVSEMSAALKRRFNFENVGPIGDLAAETALVRRQASAALARVSAPFAVDDVVLEVLVTAFRDLRNGVSEEGWAVERPSTVMSTAEAVSVATSLGLADAYFPGDRDPLSLLPGHLLGVVRKDDPGDAARLLGYWDGAVRRRAETGARTWRRLWELRDVLDA, translated from the coding sequence GTGACCGCACCCAGGCAGGTCGAACCCGCCGAGGACGCCTTCCGCGAGGAGTTGGCGTTCCTCGCGGCCTACGACAGCGGGCCCCGCCCGCCGGGGTGGCGGCTCACCCCGCGTGCCGTCGTCACGTTCGTGATGGGCAGCGGCGACCCGCTGGCGCTGCCCAAGGGCGTGTCGGTGGCCGGCGTGCCGAACCGGCTGGTGATCGGTACCAAGTTCGTCGGTGAACGGGCCCTGGTCGAGCGGGCCGTGGTGACGCTGGCGGGCGAACGCGGCCTGCTGCTGGTCGGCGAACCCGGCACCGCCAAGTCGATGCTGTCCGAGCTGCTGGCCGCCGCCGTGTCCGGCAGCAGCCAACTGGTCGTGCAGGGCACCGCGGGCACCACCGAGGACCAGTTGCGCTACGGCTGGAACTACGCGCTGCTGCTGGCCGAAGGCCCGAGCCCGCGCGCGCTCGTGCCGTCACCGGTGCTCACCGCGATGCGCGGCGGCGGCGTGGTGCGCGTCGAAGAGGTCACCCGGTGCCTGCCGGAGGTGCAGGACGCGCTGGTGTCGATCCTGTCGGACCGGCGCATCGCGGTGCCCGAGCTGTCCGCGCCCGAATTGGCGGGCCCGGACGGCGCGACCGTGCACGCCGCACCCGGCTTCACCGTGATCGCCACGGCCAACCTCCGCGACCGGGGCGTGTCGGAGATGTCGGCGGCGTTGAAGCGGCGGTTCAACTTCGAGAACGTCGGGCCCATCGGCGACCTGGCGGCCGAGACGGCGTTGGTGCGGCGGCAGGCGAGCGCCGCGCTGGCCCGCGTGAGCGCGCCGTTCGCCGTGGACGACGTGGTGCTGGAAGTGCTCGTCACCGCGTTCCGCGACCTGCGCAACGGCGTGTCGGAGGAGGGGTGGGCGGTCGAGCGGCCGTCCACGGTGATGAGCACGGCGGAGGCGGTGTCGGTCGCCACCTCGCTGGGGCTGGCCGACGCGTACTTCCCCGGCGACCGCGACCCGCTGTCGTTGCTGCCCGGCCACCTGCTCGGCGTGGTCCGCAAGGACGACCCGGGCGACGCGGCCCGGCTGCTCGGCTACTGGGACGGAGCGGTGCGGCGGCGCGCCGAGACCGGCGCGCGCACGTGGCGGCGGCTGTGGGAACTCCGTGACGTCCTCGATGCGTGA
- a CDS encoding DUF5682 family protein, with the protein MTSSMRELAEHRHPHLIGVRHHSPALAAVVPALLDRFAPEVLLVELPEELGEWLPFLADPDLVAPVALSGASPDGDLAFYPFADFSPELAAIRWARRHGVEVRPCDLPLAARGDGHRQPQRGASPLTDALRGATTGRDGDDLWDRLVEAAAPGQTPEAVRRAALMVGWALRQDAESVGVDPYDLRREAWMRRVVQGVDGRRCAAVIGSFHAAALLDGPVDSSVPAAGDVVTSLVPYGFALLDERSGYPAGIRDPEWQQAVLEAAGDPEAVEAAAASLIVRICARVRELGHPAGPGEAREALRLAIDLARLRGLPAPGRGELVEAVQTVLTHAEPLGRGRVVARAAGDVLVGRRTGVLAPGTPRSGLAPAVEALVASLRLPGPDSREPVSLRLDPLRSDLDARREVALRRLTVLGVTYGEETATTGVGGGDALTTRWTVAWTPATAATLPVAGLWGATPELAAFGRLRARRAEREKRGGHTPTAVLGDLLDAALCGLPAMVDALLTDAATVLPSSGTLRELLAGLDLLDRLRAGHVPGTPGDVLDAHPLSALELETAAVAQLDGLAGSEDVADARALVELGQRPGVHGLRLEACLRSLADSGTPLIAGAAGAARVLLGLVPASVLGERVASWVDGASTPERRGVLRLGLTGVLAAAGPLLETPEALAPLLDRVEGLADRDFLARLPALRGAFTSVGPAARARVLAVVEERTGDRVDAAGATDPELLAVWLDAEHAAVDALRAHGLLPERRSVGGAGSTAEPAEPTAEPAVDGASARSHVGELPVGVRWRLVLGANGERPAGAARYAAALDELYGRDRGEGAARGDLGADRSSPFPDVREWSEELRDLFGEHVREEVLAAAAEGGRLEAALEIDPGSVRPSVDLLRNVLSLAGGLSESALTRLRPLVARLVRELTDQLANRVRPALTGIQLPTPTRRPGGRLDLPRTLRANLATARRAADGRVVVVPERPVFRTRGRKSNDWRLVLVVDVSGSMEASTVWSALTASVFAGVSALSTHFLAFSTEVVDLTDRVADPLSLLLEVRVGGGTHIAGALRHARSLVTVPERTMVVLVSDFEEGGPVGPLVAQVRELVASGVTVLGCASLDDRGVARYSTSVAGALVAAGMPVAALSPGELARWVGEKVRG; encoded by the coding sequence GTGACGTCCTCGATGCGTGAGCTGGCCGAGCACCGGCACCCTCACCTGATCGGGGTGCGGCACCACTCGCCCGCGCTGGCGGCGGTGGTGCCCGCCCTGCTCGACCGGTTCGCGCCGGAGGTGCTGCTGGTCGAGCTGCCGGAGGAACTGGGGGAGTGGCTGCCGTTCCTGGCCGATCCCGACCTGGTCGCGCCGGTCGCGCTGTCCGGCGCCTCGCCCGACGGCGACCTCGCGTTCTACCCGTTCGCGGACTTCTCACCCGAGCTGGCCGCGATCCGGTGGGCCCGCCGCCACGGCGTGGAGGTGCGGCCGTGCGACCTGCCGCTCGCGGCGCGCGGTGACGGGCACCGGCAGCCGCAGCGGGGCGCGTCGCCGTTGACCGACGCGTTGCGCGGCGCGACGACCGGCCGTGACGGCGACGACCTGTGGGACCGGCTGGTGGAGGCCGCCGCGCCCGGCCAGACGCCGGAAGCGGTGCGGCGGGCCGCGTTGATGGTCGGCTGGGCGTTGCGCCAGGACGCCGAGAGCGTCGGCGTGGACCCGTACGACCTGCGCCGGGAGGCGTGGATGCGCCGGGTCGTGCAGGGGGTCGACGGCCGGCGTTGCGCGGCGGTGATCGGGTCGTTCCACGCGGCGGCGCTGCTGGACGGGCCGGTGGACTCCTCCGTCCCGGCCGCCGGTGACGTCGTCACGTCGTTGGTGCCCTACGGGTTCGCGTTGCTGGACGAGCGTTCCGGCTACCCGGCGGGCATCCGCGACCCCGAGTGGCAGCAGGCCGTGCTGGAGGCGGCGGGCGACCCGGAGGCGGTGGAGGCCGCCGCCGCGTCGCTGATCGTCCGGATCTGCGCGCGGGTGCGGGAGCTCGGCCACCCGGCCGGTCCCGGTGAGGCGCGGGAGGCGCTGCGGCTGGCGATCGACCTGGCCCGGCTGCGCGGCCTGCCCGCGCCCGGTCGCGGCGAGCTGGTGGAAGCGGTGCAGACCGTGCTGACCCACGCCGAGCCGCTGGGCCGCGGCCGGGTCGTGGCGCGGGCCGCCGGTGACGTGCTGGTGGGCCGCCGCACCGGGGTGCTCGCGCCCGGCACGCCCCGGTCCGGTCTGGCGCCGGCGGTGGAGGCGCTGGTCGCGTCGCTGCGGCTGCCCGGTCCGGACTCGCGCGAACCGGTGTCGTTGCGGCTGGACCCGTTGCGGTCGGACCTGGACGCGCGGCGGGAGGTGGCGTTGCGGCGGCTGACCGTGCTCGGCGTGACCTACGGCGAGGAGACCGCGACCACGGGCGTCGGCGGTGGCGACGCGCTGACCACCCGGTGGACGGTGGCGTGGACCCCGGCGACCGCGGCGACGCTGCCGGTGGCCGGGTTGTGGGGCGCGACGCCGGAGCTGGCCGCGTTCGGCCGGCTGCGGGCCCGGCGCGCCGAACGGGAGAAGCGGGGCGGGCACACACCCACCGCCGTGTTGGGCGATCTGCTGGACGCGGCGCTGTGCGGGTTGCCCGCGATGGTCGACGCGCTGCTGACCGACGCGGCGACCGTGCTGCCGTCGTCGGGGACGTTGCGGGAGCTGTTGGCGGGGCTGGACCTGCTGGACCGGTTGCGCGCCGGTCACGTGCCCGGCACCCCCGGCGACGTGCTCGACGCGCACCCGTTGTCGGCGCTGGAGCTGGAGACGGCGGCGGTGGCGCAGCTCGACGGGCTCGCCGGGTCGGAGGACGTCGCCGACGCGCGGGCGCTGGTGGAGCTGGGCCAGCGGCCGGGGGTGCACGGGCTGCGGCTCGAGGCGTGCCTGCGGTCGTTGGCCGACTCGGGGACGCCGCTGATCGCCGGTGCGGCCGGCGCGGCCCGCGTGCTGCTCGGCCTGGTGCCCGCTTCGGTGCTGGGCGAGCGGGTGGCGTCGTGGGTGGACGGTGCGAGCACGCCGGAGCGCCGGGGCGTGCTGCGGCTCGGGCTGACCGGGGTGCTCGCGGCGGCCGGGCCGTTGCTGGAGACGCCGGAGGCGCTGGCACCGCTGCTGGACCGGGTGGAGGGCTTGGCGGACCGGGACTTCCTCGCCCGGCTGCCCGCGCTGCGCGGCGCGTTCACCTCGGTGGGGCCGGCGGCCCGGGCCCGGGTGCTGGCGGTGGTCGAGGAACGCACCGGTGACCGGGTCGACGCGGCGGGCGCGACGGATCCGGAGCTGCTGGCGGTGTGGTTGGACGCCGAGCACGCGGCGGTGGACGCGTTGCGGGCGCACGGCCTGCTGCCCGAGCGGAGGTCCGTCGGCGGGGCCGGGTCGACTGCCGAGCCGGCTGAGCCGACTGCTGAGCCGGCCGTCGACGGTGCGTCGGCCCGGTCCCACGTGGGCGAGCTGCCCGTCGGCGTCCGGTGGCGGTTGGTGCTCGGGGCGAACGGTGAACGCCCGGCCGGTGCGGCCCGGTACGCGGCGGCGCTGGACGAGCTGTACGGGCGTGATCGGGGTGAAGGGGCGGCGCGCGGTGACCTCGGCGCGGACCGCTCCAGCCCGTTCCCCGACGTGCGCGAGTGGTCGGAGGAGCTGCGGGACCTGTTCGGCGAGCACGTCCGCGAAGAAGTCCTGGCGGCCGCCGCGGAAGGCGGGCGCTTGGAGGCGGCGCTGGAGATCGACCCCGGCTCCGTGCGGCCGTCCGTCGACCTGTTGCGCAACGTCCTGTCGTTGGCGGGCGGGTTGTCGGAGTCGGCGCTGACCCGGCTGCGGCCGTTGGTGGCGCGGCTCGTGCGCGAGCTGACCGACCAGCTGGCCAACCGGGTGCGGCCCGCGTTGACCGGGATCCAGCTGCCGACACCGACCCGGCGGCCCGGCGGTCGGCTGGACCTGCCGCGCACCCTGCGGGCCAACCTCGCCACCGCGCGCCGCGCCGCGGACGGCCGCGTGGTCGTCGTGCCGGAACGCCCGGTGTTCCGCACCCGCGGGCGCAAGTCGAACGACTGGCGACTGGTCCTGGTGGTGGACGTGTCCGGCTCGATGGAGGCCTCCACGGTGTGGTCGGCGCTGACCGCGTCGGTGTTCGCCGGGGTGTCCGCGCTGTCGACGCACTTCCTGGCGTTCTCCACCGAGGTGGTCGACCTGACCGACCGGGTGGCCGACCCGTTGTCGTTGCTGCTGGAGGTGCGGGTGGGCGGTGGCACGCACATCGCGGGCGCGTTGCGCCACGCCCGTTCCCTGGTGACCGTGCCGGAGAGGACGATGGTGGTGCTGGTCAGCGATTTCGAGGAGGGCGGTCCGGTCGGGCCGCTCGTCGCGCAGGTCCGGGAGCTGGTCGCCTCCGGGGTGACGGTGCTCGGCTGCGCGAGCCTCGACGACCGCGGCGTCGCCCGCTACTCCACGTCGGTGGCGGGCGCGCTGGTCGCGGCGGGCATGCCGGTCGCCGCGCTCAGCCCGGGTGAACTGGCCCGCTGGGTGGGGGAGAAGGTGCGCGGATGA
- a CDS encoding Cmx/CmrA family chloramphenicol efflux MFS transporter — MPVFVYVLGLAVFAQGTSEFMLSGLVLGIARDLSVPVGAAASLTSAYAIGMIIGAPVMAALSARWPRRRALAGFLAAFVAVHVLGAVTTDFAVLFGTRIVAAIVNAGFLAVAMSVATALVPPTGQGRATAVLLAGITLSCVAGVPAGALLGDWAGWRSAFWAVAALCVPALAFVFRSAPADAADRREVSIRREAGALRSRPLRRALVLATLVNGATFATFAYLAVIAADVAGLPAGAVPVLLAAFGVGAFAGVTAAGRLGDAKLWPAVCVLPVGWAALALTGAHPAPLVALAVVQGALSFGVGSALVGRVLRVASDAPSLGGAFATVALNVGAFAGPLAAAVATGAAGDYRAAPWVSAALAGGAFVVIGARRRDSSRSPRVPR; from the coding sequence TTGCCTGTCTTCGTCTACGTCCTCGGCCTTGCCGTGTTCGCGCAAGGCACCTCGGAGTTCATGTTGTCCGGCCTCGTCCTGGGCATCGCCCGGGACCTGTCCGTCCCGGTGGGTGCGGCGGCGAGCCTCACCTCCGCCTACGCCATCGGGATGATCATCGGCGCGCCGGTGATGGCCGCGCTGAGCGCGCGGTGGCCGCGCCGCCGCGCGTTGGCGGGGTTCCTGGCCGCGTTCGTCGCCGTGCACGTGCTCGGCGCGGTCACGACGGACTTCGCCGTCCTCTTCGGAACCCGGATCGTCGCCGCCATCGTCAACGCGGGGTTCCTCGCCGTCGCGATGTCCGTCGCGACCGCGCTCGTGCCCCCGACCGGGCAAGGCCGCGCCACCGCCGTCCTGTTGGCGGGCATCACGTTGTCGTGCGTCGCGGGCGTGCCGGCGGGCGCGCTGCTGGGCGACTGGGCCGGTTGGCGCTCGGCGTTCTGGGCGGTCGCCGCGCTGTGCGTGCCCGCGTTGGCGTTCGTGTTCCGATCCGCGCCGGCCGACGCGGCCGATCGTCGCGAGGTGTCGATCAGGCGGGAGGCCGGGGCGTTGAGGTCACGGCCGTTGCGGCGGGCACTGGTGCTCGCGACCCTCGTCAACGGGGCCACGTTCGCGACGTTCGCCTACCTCGCCGTCATCGCCGCGGACGTCGCCGGCCTGCCTGCCGGCGCGGTGCCGGTGCTGCTGGCGGCGTTCGGCGTGGGCGCGTTCGCCGGGGTGACGGCGGCCGGCCGGCTGGGCGACGCGAAGCTCTGGCCGGCGGTGTGCGTCCTGCCGGTCGGGTGGGCGGCGCTGGCCCTGACCGGCGCGCACCCGGCGCCGCTGGTCGCGCTGGCGGTGGTGCAGGGCGCGTTGTCGTTCGGCGTCGGATCGGCGCTGGTCGGCCGCGTCCTGCGGGTCGCGTCCGACGCGCCTTCGCTGGGTGGCGCGTTCGCCACCGTCGCGCTGAACGTCGGCGCGTTCGCGGGTCCACTGGCCGCCGCGGTCGCCACCGGGGCCGCGGGCGACTACCGGGCCGCGCCGTGGGTCAGCGCCGCCCTGGCCGGGGGCGCGTTCGTCGTCATCGGTGCTCGTAGGCGAGATTCGTCCCGGTCACCGCGCGTTCCGCGGTGA
- a CDS encoding GntR family transcriptional regulator — MDDGRRTGREHGPRMPKYLAIYRVLADRIADGRYPADALLPAQRELGEEFDVSLMTVRQAIQALEADGLLETRHGVGTFARRPAFAYGLTGLRSLSQDLVEQGIELETEVLDARLVVPPGDVGARLGIQAQGRVLAVERLRSTRPSPGASVPLLLQTSYLPAGIVDDVETLRHQSLYRLLEESGRPVRQASETIQAVALTAEQARVLRREPGSPALSSSRLSRGEDGTPLVDDRALLVGDTVITAERAVTGTNLAYEHR, encoded by the coding sequence GTGGACGACGGGCGGCGCACGGGCCGCGAGCACGGGCCGCGCATGCCCAAGTACCTGGCGATCTACCGGGTCCTGGCCGACCGGATCGCGGACGGCCGGTACCCGGCGGACGCGCTGCTGCCCGCGCAGCGGGAGCTGGGCGAGGAGTTCGACGTCTCGCTGATGACGGTGCGGCAGGCCATCCAGGCGTTGGAGGCGGACGGGCTGCTGGAGACGCGGCACGGTGTCGGCACGTTCGCGCGCCGGCCCGCGTTCGCCTACGGCCTCACGGGGTTGCGCAGCCTGTCGCAGGACCTGGTGGAGCAGGGCATCGAGCTGGAGACCGAGGTGCTGGACGCGCGGCTCGTCGTGCCGCCCGGTGACGTGGGCGCGCGGTTGGGCATCCAGGCGCAGGGTCGGGTGCTGGCGGTCGAGAGGCTGCGCAGCACCCGACCCTCCCCCGGCGCGTCCGTCCCGCTGCTGTTGCAGACGTCCTACCTGCCGGCAGGGATCGTCGACGACGTGGAGACCCTGCGGCACCAGTCGCTGTACCGGCTCCTCGAGGAGTCGGGGCGGCCGGTGCGGCAGGCCAGCGAGACGATCCAGGCGGTGGCGTTGACCGCCGAGCAGGCCCGCGTGCTCCGGCGCGAGCCCGGCTCACCGGCCCTGTCCAGCAGCCGGCTCAGCCGGGGCGAGGACGGCACGCCGCTGGTGGACGACCGCGCGTTGCTCGTCGGCGACACGGTGATCACCGCGGAACGCGCGGTGACCGGGACGAATCTCGCCTACGAGCACCGATGA
- the trpA gene encoding tryptophan synthase subunit alpha: MSVLERRLRDAREPLLIPYVMAGVVPDWLDLVRGAAEAGADAIEIGLPFSDPMLDGPTVQRAAALAAGRGGRPRPLLDELAELDLDVPLVVMTYANVAMTVTPDRGVSGFLDHLAAIGVRGVIVPDLPLEESAEYRARAAEVGVAAVLLAAPSCDDDRCREIARASSGFVYCMSSMRITGERADLATTARETARRVKGMTGLPVVTGFGISTVEHALEACADADGVVIGSVLMRMLVDGAPVADVVDEVAAFRRALSSVGG, from the coding sequence ATGAGCGTGTTGGAACGGCGTTTGCGGGACGCGCGTGAGCCGCTGCTGATCCCCTACGTGATGGCCGGTGTGGTGCCCGACTGGCTCGACCTGGTGCGGGGCGCGGCGGAGGCGGGCGCGGACGCGATCGAGATCGGCCTGCCGTTCTCCGACCCGATGCTGGACGGGCCCACGGTCCAGCGGGCCGCCGCGCTCGCCGCCGGCCGGGGTGGGCGGCCGAGGCCGTTGCTGGACGAGCTGGCCGAGCTCGACCTCGACGTGCCGCTGGTCGTCATGACCTACGCGAACGTGGCGATGACGGTGACGCCCGATCGTGGCGTGAGCGGGTTCCTCGACCACCTGGCGGCGATCGGCGTGCGCGGTGTGATCGTGCCGGACCTGCCGCTGGAGGAGTCGGCGGAGTACCGGGCGCGGGCGGCGGAGGTCGGGGTCGCGGCGGTGCTGCTGGCCGCGCCCTCGTGCGACGACGACCGGTGTCGTGAGATCGCGCGGGCGTCGTCCGGGTTCGTGTACTGCATGAGCTCGATGCGGATCACCGGTGAGCGCGCCGATCTCGCCACGACGGCGCGGGAGACCGCACGGCGGGTGAAGGGGATGACCGGGCTGCCCGTGGTGACCGGGTTCGGCATCTCGACGGTCGAGCACGCGCTGGAGGCCTGCGCGGACGCCGACGGCGTCGTGATCGGCTCGGTGCTGATGCGGATGCTGGTCGACGGCGCGCCGGTCGCCGACGTCGTGGACGAGGTGGCCGCGTTCCGCCGGGCGCTATCCTCCGTGGGAGGTTGA
- the trpB gene encoding tryptophan synthase subunit beta, translating into MRAPDAAGRFGRFGGRYLPEALVPAAQAVEAEFREAWADAAFTAEYRRLLTTYVGRPTPLTECSRLSEALGVRVLLKREDLAHTGSHKINNVLGQALLARRMGKRKLIAETGAGQHGVATATAAALLGLGCTVYMGHTDVRRQAVNVFRMELLGAEVVPVTSANGVGTLKEATNGALRAWVNETEDAHYCVGSTMGPHPYPWMVREFQRVIGDEARAQCAERLPAALPDVVVACVGGGSNAAGTFAGFVDTPVRLVGVEAAGGSAVEKGKLGVLHGFMSHFLQDDDSQVLEAESISAGLDYPGVGPEHVHLAESGRAHYTSVTDEQALRALKLVTRTEGILPALESAHALAWVVDAAATGELTAGSTVLVTLSGRGDKDIQQIREHLR; encoded by the coding sequence ATGCGCGCACCCGACGCGGCCGGTCGGTTCGGGAGGTTCGGCGGGCGTTACCTGCCCGAGGCGCTCGTGCCCGCCGCGCAGGCGGTGGAGGCGGAGTTCCGCGAGGCATGGGCCGACGCCGCGTTCACGGCGGAGTACCGGCGGTTGCTCACGACGTACGTGGGCCGGCCGACGCCGTTGACGGAGTGCTCGCGGTTGTCCGAGGCGTTGGGCGTGCGGGTCCTGCTGAAGCGGGAGGACCTGGCGCACACCGGGTCCCACAAGATCAACAACGTGCTCGGCCAGGCGCTGCTGGCCCGGCGGATGGGCAAGCGGAAGCTGATCGCGGAGACCGGGGCCGGGCAGCACGGCGTCGCCACGGCCACCGCGGCGGCGTTGCTGGGACTGGGCTGCACCGTCTACATGGGACACACGGACGTCCGGCGGCAGGCGGTGAACGTGTTCCGGATGGAGCTGCTGGGCGCCGAGGTCGTGCCGGTGACGTCGGCGAACGGCGTCGGCACGCTGAAGGAGGCGACCAACGGGGCGTTGCGCGCGTGGGTGAACGAGACCGAGGACGCGCACTACTGCGTCGGCTCCACGATGGGGCCGCACCCCTACCCCTGGATGGTGCGGGAGTTCCAGCGCGTCATCGGTGACGAAGCACGCGCCCAGTGCGCCGAACGGCTGCCCGCCGCGTTGCCGGACGTGGTGGTGGCGTGCGTGGGCGGCGGGTCGAACGCGGCGGGGACGTTCGCCGGGTTCGTGGACACGCCGGTCCGGCTGGTGGGCGTGGAGGCGGCGGGTGGCAGCGCGGTCGAGAAGGGCAAACTCGGCGTGCTGCACGGGTTCATGTCGCACTTCCTCCAGGACGACGACAGCCAGGTGCTCGAAGCGGAGTCGATCTCGGCCGGGCTGGACTACCCCGGCGTGGGGCCGGAGCACGTGCACCTCGCGGAGTCCGGCCGGGCGCACTACACGAGCGTGACCGACGAGCAGGCGCTGCGGGCGTTGAAGCTCGTGACCAGGACCGAGGGCATCCTCCCGGCACTGGAGTCGGCGCACGCCCTCGCCTGGGTGGTCGACGCCGCCGCGACCGGCGAGCTGACAGCCGGGTCGACGGTGCTGGTCACGTTGTCCGGCCGCGGCGACAAGGACATCCAGCAGATCAGGGAGCACCTGCGATGA
- a CDS encoding M28 family peptidase, with the protein MRIVAFAVVLIVLGTVPAAAESSDDRLARALSGSVSTASALATLAELDAAARRHGGNRAAGTPGFERSREHVERVLRRAGYRVTAQPVPYTGFAADVEVFTAPGGARVRALMGQFTPSGQVTGVLATAAGDGCQAAHYPPGTAIAVAPTGGCPTVDKAVAARTAGVGAVLFYDVSPAVDAVLRRRVPGAPLPVAFISERSARSLTPGEASLDLRGHAYDDVTVNVFAETPGGRADHVVMAGAHLDSAVDGPGVNDNGTSAAALLETAVRLAPHRARVVNKVRFAFWGAEEWLNVGSIHYVGTRTPRELAAISLYLNWELIASPNYVHFVVDGDDSDHPGTGSPAGPPGSGAVEAVLSRGYDVRHVPFRTADLDDIRSDQEPFAAAGVPVGGAFGGVRGTKTPEEAAVFGGTAGMTYDPCYHQPCDDLSNVHTGALGESMRAMAWAVGRFAVRDDDVRP; encoded by the coding sequence GTGCGCATTGTCGCGTTCGCGGTCGTGCTGATCGTGCTCGGCACCGTGCCCGCCGCGGCCGAGTCCTCCGACGACCGGTTGGCCCGCGCGCTGTCCGGGTCGGTGAGCACCGCGTCCGCGCTGGCGACGCTCGCCGAGCTCGACGCCGCGGCCCGGCGCCACGGCGGCAACCGGGCCGCGGGCACCCCCGGCTTCGAACGATCGCGGGAGCACGTCGAGCGCGTCCTGCGCCGCGCCGGGTACCGGGTGACGGCCCAGCCGGTGCCCTACACGGGGTTCGCCGCCGACGTCGAGGTCTTCACCGCGCCCGGTGGCGCCCGGGTCCGGGCGTTGATGGGCCAGTTCACCCCGTCGGGACAGGTCACGGGCGTGCTGGCGACGGCTGCCGGTGACGGTTGCCAGGCCGCGCACTACCCGCCGGGCACCGCGATCGCGGTCGCGCCCACCGGCGGCTGTCCGACGGTGGACAAGGCGGTGGCCGCACGGACCGCCGGGGTGGGCGCGGTGCTGTTCTACGACGTGTCGCCCGCCGTGGACGCCGTGCTGCGCCGCCGCGTGCCGGGCGCGCCGCTGCCGGTGGCGTTCATCAGCGAGCGCTCCGCCCGGTCGCTGACGCCCGGCGAGGCGTCGCTCGACCTGCGCGGGCACGCCTACGACGACGTCACGGTGAACGTGTTCGCCGAGACCCCGGGCGGCCGGGCGGACCACGTGGTCATGGCCGGCGCGCACCTCGACAGCGCGGTCGACGGACCGGGCGTCAACGACAACGGCACGAGTGCCGCGGCGTTGCTGGAGACCGCTGTCCGGCTCGCGCCGCACCGGGCGCGGGTGGTCAACAAGGTGCGCTTCGCGTTCTGGGGCGCCGAGGAGTGGCTCAACGTCGGCTCGATCCACTACGTGGGCACCCGCACGCCGCGCGAGCTGGCCGCCATCAGCCTGTACCTGAACTGGGAGCTGATCGCCTCGCCCAACTACGTCCACTTCGTCGTCGACGGCGACGACAGCGACCACCCGGGCACCGGCTCGCCGGCCGGACCACCGGGGTCCGGCGCGGTGGAAGCCGTGCTGTCCCGGGGCTACGACGTGCGGCACGTGCCGTTCCGCACCGCGGACCTCGACGACATCCGATCCGACCAAGAGCCGTTCGCCGCGGCGGGCGTGCCGGTCGGCGGCGCGTTCGGCGGGGTGCGCGGCACCAAGACCCCGGAGGAGGCCGCCGTGTTCGGCGGCACGGCCGGGATGACGTACGACCCGTGCTACCACCAGCCCTGTGACGACCTGTCGAACGTCCACACGGGAGCATTGGGCGAGTCGATGAGGGCGATGGCGTGGGCCGTGGGGCGATTCGCGGTCAGGGACGACGACGTGCGGCCCTGA